The following are encoded in a window of Xanthocytophaga agilis genomic DNA:
- the corA gene encoding magnesium/cobalt transporter CorA produces the protein MSQKLHHNTQWVGTPPGTLIYIGDKPVGNVRISIHTYNQDRFQVTEVTHLEQCFPNHEKGLVKWVDMDGIQKVEVVKEVGNAYGLHNLVLEDILNSQLRPKIEFFDNYVFVLCKMLSYDDKKGEVLIEQVSFVLGDHYVLSLQEVPGDVFDPIRERIKSNGSRIRRGGADFLLYSLLDVIIDNYFLVLEKIGEKLEGLEEEISQSPSRQNLAILYQLKRELIFVRKAVWPMREIINTLYQDEGPLIEQETRKYLRDAYDHTIQVIDTLESYRDIAAGLLDVYLSGLSNKTNDTMKVLTIISTIFMPLTFIAGVYGMNFDNMPELHLRYGYFWTLGVMFVCCLCMIAWFRKKNWL, from the coding sequence ATGTCACAGAAACTGCATCATAATACACAGTGGGTAGGAACTCCTCCGGGAACACTGATCTACATTGGGGATAAACCTGTAGGAAATGTTCGGATAAGTATACATACATATAATCAGGATCGTTTTCAGGTAACCGAAGTTACACATTTGGAGCAATGTTTTCCCAATCATGAAAAAGGGCTTGTGAAATGGGTAGATATGGATGGAATACAGAAAGTAGAGGTAGTAAAAGAAGTAGGAAATGCCTATGGTCTGCATAATCTGGTATTGGAAGATATTTTAAACTCCCAGCTTCGTCCTAAGATAGAGTTCTTTGATAATTACGTTTTTGTATTATGCAAAATGCTGTCTTATGATGATAAAAAGGGTGAAGTGCTTATTGAGCAGGTTAGTTTTGTATTAGGAGATCACTATGTGCTATCTCTACAGGAGGTACCAGGAGATGTCTTCGATCCCATACGGGAACGGATTAAATCCAATGGTAGTAGAATCCGTCGGGGAGGGGCTGATTTTTTACTGTATTCATTATTGGATGTAATCATTGATAATTATTTTCTGGTACTTGAAAAGATTGGTGAGAAGCTGGAAGGCCTGGAAGAAGAGATAAGCCAGTCTCCTTCACGTCAGAATCTGGCTATATTGTATCAGCTAAAACGAGAATTGATTTTTGTACGGAAGGCAGTATGGCCTATGCGTGAGATTATCAATACATTATATCAGGACGAAGGCCCTCTTATTGAGCAAGAGACAAGGAAGTATCTGCGTGATGCCTATGATCATACTATCCAGGTAATTGATACACTGGAATCGTATCGAGATATAGCTGCTGGTTTACTGGATGTTTATTTATCTGGTCTGAGTAATAAGACCAATGATACCATGAAGGTCCTGACTATTATCTCCACTATATTTATGCCTTTGACATTTATTGCAGGTGTATATGGAATGAACTTTGACAATATGCCTGAATTACACTTACGCTACGGCTATTTCTGGACTTTAGGTGTAATGTTTGTTTGCTGTCTTTGTATGATTGCCTGGTTTCGAAAGAAGAACTGGTTATAA
- a CDS encoding PhzF family phenazine biosynthesis protein — protein MQIPFHIVDVFAEKKYEGNQLAVFEHEGQLNKIQMLAIAKEINFAETTFINRAADSSYGFEVRIFTPDQELPFAGHPTLGTAYIIREEILKQPVAQIMLSLKIGAIPVDFTDNVLWMQQINPSFGQTYSKDEVADFLGLTPDDILSDFPVEEVSTGILFQIVPLRSLAALKSIQVDLAKFLKFLQHYNRHMGSSRMGCMVFTQETYEPDNHISSRMFYPMNNSMVEDAATGSANGCLLAYLLKNQVLSNDSLQIRVEQGYAMSRPSLLYHDGKRLGRDQYTIRIGGKVQKVSHGWWEV, from the coding sequence ATGCAAATCCCTTTTCACATTGTGGATGTATTTGCCGAAAAGAAATATGAAGGTAATCAGCTTGCTGTTTTTGAGCACGAAGGGCAACTCAACAAGATACAGATGCTTGCTATAGCAAAGGAAATCAACTTTGCTGAAACTACCTTTATCAATCGGGCAGCAGATAGTTCGTATGGCTTTGAAGTTAGAATATTTACACCTGATCAGGAGTTGCCATTTGCCGGACATCCTACGCTTGGTACCGCTTATATCATTCGCGAAGAAATTTTAAAGCAACCAGTGGCACAAATTATGTTATCCCTAAAGATAGGCGCTATTCCAGTTGATTTTACCGATAATGTGCTTTGGATGCAACAAATAAATCCCAGCTTTGGTCAGACTTATTCAAAAGATGAAGTAGCTGATTTTCTGGGTTTGACCCCTGATGATATTTTATCAGACTTTCCTGTAGAAGAAGTATCAACAGGAATCTTGTTTCAGATTGTACCATTGCGTAGTCTGGCAGCATTGAAATCTATTCAGGTCGATCTGGCAAAGTTTCTGAAATTTCTGCAACATTATAACCGTCACATGGGTTCTAGCAGAATGGGTTGTATGGTATTTACTCAGGAAACCTACGAACCAGATAATCATATTAGTAGCAGAATGTTTTACCCTATGAATAACAGCATGGTAGAGGATGCTGCTACAGGTAGTGCTAACGGTTGTTTATTAGCCTATTTACTTAAGAATCAAGTATTGAGTAATGATTCTCTGCAAATCCGTGTAGAACAGGGGTATGCTATGTCCCGACCATCTTTGCTTTACCATGATGGAAAACGATTGGGCAGAGACCAATATACTATTCGTATTGGGGGAAAAGTACAAAAAGTCTCACATGGATGGTGGGAGGTATGA
- the lpxK gene encoding tetraacyldisaccharide 4'-kinase encodes MKKLFVLLRWLLFPVACIYATVTTLRNWLYSKGIFRSHSFPVPTIVVGNLTVGGTGKTPHTEYLIRLLKDTHTLITLSRGYGRKTKGFLIADENTKPQQIGDEPMQFFRKFGKEITVTVGEDRVAAIGKIYRWIKQTVRNTQHRVLNSPLILLDDAFQHRPVKPSFSILLTDYNRLFYNDLLLPTGNLRETRIGARRADVVIVSKCPPDLPDSVRQQISSKIRKYTKLTTPVFFSSIRYSAPLPFSEFIQNTFLNQLILVSGIAQSHILEEYVKQHFDCRVHLDFKDHHDYTQADIKTIQSACQKAGVSTVLTTEKDFVKLSQLELPPEISFFYLPIEIYFLFEEKETFNQLIIN; translated from the coding sequence ATGAAAAAACTTTTTGTATTACTACGCTGGTTGTTATTTCCTGTAGCCTGTATCTATGCAACAGTCACAACACTTCGTAATTGGCTTTATTCCAAAGGAATATTCCGCTCCCATTCATTCCCTGTCCCTACTATTGTGGTTGGTAATTTAACAGTTGGTGGTACCGGAAAAACTCCTCACACAGAGTATTTAATCCGATTATTGAAGGATACTCATACATTAATAACTCTAAGCAGGGGATATGGGCGTAAAACAAAAGGATTCCTTATTGCAGATGAGAATACGAAACCACAGCAAATTGGTGATGAGCCCATGCAGTTTTTTCGCAAGTTTGGTAAAGAAATTACAGTGACAGTAGGAGAAGATCGGGTTGCGGCTATTGGAAAAATTTATCGCTGGATAAAGCAAACTGTTAGAAATACCCAACACAGGGTGCTGAATTCTCCACTTATTTTGCTGGATGATGCTTTTCAGCATAGACCTGTCAAACCGTCTTTCTCTATCCTGTTAACAGATTATAATCGCTTGTTTTATAATGATCTGTTATTGCCAACAGGTAATTTGCGAGAAACCCGAATAGGCGCACGCAGAGCTGATGTTGTAATTGTAAGCAAGTGTCCTCCTGATTTGCCCGATTCTGTCCGACAACAGATTTCCTCAAAAATCCGCAAATACACAAAGCTTACCACCCCTGTCTTTTTCTCCAGCATTCGTTATAGTGCTCCTCTGCCATTTTCAGAATTTATACAGAATACATTTTTGAATCAACTTATACTTGTATCAGGAATTGCCCAATCTCATATTCTTGAAGAGTACGTAAAACAGCATTTTGATTGTAGAGTGCATCTAGATTTTAAGGATCACCACGATTATACACAAGCAGATATCAAGACTATACAATCTGCTTGTCAGAAAGCGGGTGTTTCAACAGTATTGACAACAGAAAAGGATTTTGTCAAATTATCACAACTGGAGTTGCCACCTGAAATTTCCTTTTTCTATTTGCCTATTGAGATCTACTTTTTATTTGAAGAAAAAGAAACTTTCAATCAATTGATCATTAATTAA
- the ispE gene encoding 4-(cytidine 5'-diphospho)-2-C-methyl-D-erythritol kinase, translated as MLSFPNAKINLGLHITEKRPDGYHNLESCFYSVGWTDVLEIIESDKLTFTSSGISIPGNPDSNLCLKAYNALKKDFDLPSVHIHLHKVIPIGAGLGGGSADAAFTIKLLNEKFNLKLSPSQMEDYIRPIGSDCAFFIQNYPRYCYNKGDQFEDISVSIKGYYIILVYPAIHVSTGEAYAGIKPQKPVIPLKEVLEQPVSSWKDTLVNDFEDGVFARYPVLATLKQTLYDKGALYATMSGSGSTVFGIFEKEISVEEIFPSEYLVWSGFLQQ; from the coding sequence ATGTTATCTTTTCCAAATGCTAAAATTAATCTGGGTCTTCATATTACAGAAAAAAGACCTGATGGCTACCATAACCTTGAATCCTGTTTTTATTCTGTTGGATGGACAGATGTACTTGAGATCATAGAATCTGACAAGCTAACTTTTACCAGTTCCGGTATCTCAATTCCAGGCAACCCAGACAGCAACTTATGTTTAAAAGCTTATAATGCTCTGAAAAAAGACTTTGATTTGCCTTCTGTACATATTCACTTGCATAAAGTTATTCCAATTGGTGCCGGATTAGGGGGAGGGTCGGCAGATGCTGCGTTTACGATTAAACTGCTAAATGAAAAGTTTAATCTGAAGCTTAGCCCTTCACAAATGGAAGACTATATACGACCTATTGGAAGCGATTGTGCCTTCTTCATTCAGAACTATCCCCGTTATTGTTATAATAAAGGTGATCAGTTTGAAGATATATCAGTATCTATTAAAGGATATTATATAATATTAGTCTATCCTGCTATCCATGTATCTACCGGGGAAGCATATGCAGGTATAAAACCTCAAAAGCCCGTTATACCTTTAAAAGAAGTACTTGAACAACCAGTAAGTAGCTGGAAAGATACACTGGTTAATGATTTTGAGGATGGGGTTTTTGCCCGTTATCCTGTCTTAGCAACTTTAAAACAAACACTTTATGATAAAGGCGCCCTTTATGCAACTATGTCAGGTTCTGGCTCCACTGTTTTTGGCATCTTTGAAAAAGAAATCTCTGTTGAAGAAATATTTCCATCGGAATACCTCGTATGGAGCGGATTTCTTCAACAATAA
- a CDS encoding glycoside hydrolase family 140 protein has product MSFLENSQRLKVNTTKRFLTYDNGEPFFYLGDTAWELFHRLTRNEADLYLQDRASKGFTVIQAVALAELDGLTVSNPYGEFPLIDKDPTKVNEKYFEHVDYIIQKAASLGLFTGLLPTWGDKWNKKWGAGPEIFTVENARLYGIWIANRYKNYPIIWILGGDRPIETENHKEVICAMAEGIRSVTGNTQLMTFHPMGDHTSSEVFHNDLWLDFNMFQSGHVTRNLPNYKFTLNDYHKTPTKPVLDGEPRYEDHPVNWRIENGYFDDFDIRQAAYWSMLSGACGHTYGNHNIWQFWQIDRKPISAARTSWNEALKHPGASQLGYMRQLFESRPWQLLLPDQTIVGLIDSQIGHVKAALASDGSFAFVYVPNGESITMNMTRLSSQQLVAWWYNPKTGIATSIGKVFGQNFRMFKAPGELFRSNDWVLVIDDYTRGFGVPGIKL; this is encoded by the coding sequence ATGTCATTTTTAGAAAACTCCCAGCGTTTAAAAGTTAATACAACCAAGCGTTTTTTGACTTACGATAACGGTGAACCATTTTTTTATCTTGGGGACACTGCATGGGAACTGTTTCACAGATTAACCAGAAATGAAGCAGATTTGTATCTGCAAGATCGTGCCAGTAAAGGTTTCACAGTTATACAGGCAGTTGCTTTGGCAGAATTGGATGGACTTACTGTATCAAATCCCTACGGAGAGTTCCCATTAATTGACAAAGATCCTACAAAAGTCAACGAGAAATATTTTGAGCATGTTGACTACATAATACAGAAGGCAGCTTCACTTGGTTTGTTTACAGGACTATTACCTACCTGGGGAGATAAATGGAATAAAAAATGGGGTGCAGGACCTGAAATATTTACAGTTGAGAATGCCCGGTTATACGGAATATGGATTGCCAATCGCTATAAAAATTATCCAATTATATGGATACTTGGTGGAGATCGTCCTATAGAAACTGAAAATCATAAAGAAGTTATTTGTGCAATGGCAGAAGGAATTCGCAGTGTAACAGGTAATACACAACTTATGACCTTTCATCCTATGGGCGATCATACGTCTTCCGAAGTGTTTCATAATGATCTTTGGCTCGACTTTAATATGTTTCAATCTGGCCATGTTACCAGAAACCTTCCTAACTACAAGTTTACTCTAAATGATTACCACAAAACACCCACAAAACCTGTACTGGATGGAGAGCCCCGTTATGAAGATCATCCTGTAAACTGGCGGATAGAGAATGGATATTTCGATGACTTTGATATCCGACAGGCAGCCTACTGGTCTATGTTATCAGGTGCATGTGGACACACTTATGGAAATCACAATATCTGGCAATTCTGGCAGATAGATAGAAAACCTATATCAGCAGCTCGTACGTCATGGAATGAGGCATTAAAACATCCAGGTGCCTCTCAACTAGGATATATGCGTCAGCTATTTGAATCTCGTCCCTGGCAATTACTACTACCAGACCAAACAATTGTTGGTTTAATTGATTCACAAATTGGTCACGTAAAAGCCGCCTTGGCTTCAGATGGAAGTTTTGCTTTTGTGTATGTTCCGAATGGTGAATCCATAACGATGAACATGACCAGGCTTTCAAGCCAACAATTAGTTGCCTGGTGGTATAATCCCAAGACAGGAATTGCGACTTCTATTGGAAAAGTTTTTGGCCAGAACTTTAGAATGTTCAAAGCCCCAGGAGAATTATTCAGAAGTAATGACTGGGTATTGGTAATTGATGATTATACCAGAGGTTTTGGAGTACCAGGTATAAAACTGTGA
- a CDS encoding non-ribosomal peptide synthetase codes for MKSETVATALSVENLLKHQASYQPNKVFLFARNRESLTYQQAYLHSRKAADVLYSLGIRHNDRVAMIMPTTPETKLAFLALTMVATCAPMNPSYRYSEFEFFFTDLNVKALFTYEGFDTVARQVAQEKNIPIIEIKANSTAPAGAFDFVNIDWITEAAPYAGLEDVAMVLHTSGTTSRPKIVPLTHRNIYLAGWNTTQTLKLTSEDRSLNVLPLFHVHGLIGVLFTTLVHGGTIICTNGFEVDTFFEYLRDTYPTWYTAGPTVHQAILERASVYPDIVKNHTLKFIRSASASLSPSVLNAIESTFRVPLIESYGLSEASHILSNPMPPMARKIGSVGIPAGTEVAIMDENGNFLSAGQTGEIVAKGLNVTKGYADNPEANASAFINGWFRTGDQGYFDEDGYFFITGRIKEIINRAGEKVSPRELDDLLITHGSVAEVAAFSIPHELLGEDVAVAIVKREGRILTAMDVKAFVAQHFAHYKVPGRVIFVDQIPKGPTGKVQRRLLPSLLGLLDADGKVIPPTAEELTTHEGNHVEPKTFIGYVIREIWKSVLKLEHISIHDNFFMIGGNSLLAARVIGEIERQTGNRLPTSILFSHPTIADLKKLIFNQSLSDAWKCLVPVRKEGSKIPIYCTHPNSGGIEYVYRLAEYLDPDQPVYGLQAVGLDGKTEPLNSNEEMAEYFIEQILEVQPQGPYNLAGYSSGGSVAYAMAQILTARGYEVNQLFMFDTYPPARFPFNSRVQLPYLAKNALLFLTNPLDKTYYKDTNKWKVMQEEIGSITHELKKKVDAKLNKQPVTVMKAEHMQSDELNEKLVETEDKIRTACYVAHYNYRMQPYKGDLVLFRSLNNETRLLKNVSFGWNKLVKGKLSIHDVPADHFDLFLHDHTTKMTAQIVQKYLDNSIKTQENTYSKQLA; via the coding sequence ATGAAATCTGAAACTGTTGCGACAGCATTGTCTGTAGAAAATCTGCTAAAACATCAAGCAAGCTATCAACCTAACAAAGTTTTTTTATTTGCACGTAATCGAGAGTCACTAACATATCAGCAGGCTTATCTGCATTCCAGGAAAGCTGCGGATGTTCTGTACTCCCTGGGAATCCGGCATAATGATCGTGTTGCTATGATTATGCCAACAACACCAGAAACCAAACTGGCTTTCCTGGCATTAACAATGGTAGCAACCTGTGCCCCTATGAATCCTTCATACAGGTATTCAGAGTTCGAGTTCTTTTTCACAGATCTCAACGTAAAGGCGTTATTTACCTATGAAGGTTTTGATACAGTAGCTCGCCAGGTAGCACAGGAAAAAAATATTCCTATTATTGAGATTAAAGCTAACTCAACTGCACCTGCCGGAGCCTTTGATTTTGTAAACATAGATTGGATAACAGAAGCAGCTCCTTATGCAGGTCTGGAAGATGTGGCTATGGTACTACATACATCTGGTACTACTTCTCGTCCTAAGATCGTACCTTTAACACACCGGAATATTTATCTGGCAGGTTGGAACACAACACAAACACTGAAGCTTACATCAGAAGACAGATCATTAAATGTCTTACCGCTATTTCACGTACATGGACTAATTGGCGTTCTGTTTACAACTTTGGTACATGGTGGTACAATTATCTGTACAAATGGATTTGAAGTAGATACATTCTTTGAGTATCTGCGTGATACATATCCAACCTGGTATACAGCAGGACCAACAGTACACCAGGCTATTCTGGAGAGAGCTAGTGTGTACCCAGATATCGTTAAAAATCATACATTGAAATTTATTCGCTCAGCCTCTGCAAGTCTAAGTCCAAGTGTTTTAAATGCGATAGAAAGTACGTTTAGAGTCCCATTAATTGAATCATATGGACTATCAGAGGCTTCACATATTCTCTCTAACCCTATGCCACCAATGGCTCGTAAGATAGGATCTGTAGGGATTCCTGCAGGTACAGAAGTGGCCATAATGGATGAAAACGGAAACTTTTTGTCTGCCGGACAAACTGGAGAGATTGTAGCAAAAGGATTAAATGTAACCAAAGGATATGCTGATAATCCTGAAGCAAATGCATCTGCATTTATCAATGGATGGTTTAGAACAGGTGATCAGGGTTATTTTGATGAAGATGGGTATTTCTTTATCACCGGTCGTATCAAGGAAATCATTAACAGAGCAGGCGAAAAGGTATCACCCAGAGAACTGGATGATTTGTTAATCACACATGGAAGTGTGGCAGAAGTTGCAGCCTTTTCAATCCCCCATGAATTACTGGGTGAAGATGTTGCAGTAGCTATTGTAAAAAGAGAAGGTAGAATACTGACAGCAATGGATGTAAAAGCCTTTGTTGCACAGCATTTTGCTCACTATAAAGTGCCTGGACGGGTTATTTTTGTTGATCAGATACCTAAAGGTCCTACAGGCAAGGTTCAGAGACGCTTGTTACCTTCACTACTGGGATTACTGGATGCTGATGGAAAAGTCATACCTCCAACAGCAGAAGAACTGACTACACATGAAGGCAATCATGTAGAGCCGAAAACCTTTATTGGATATGTAATTCGGGAAATCTGGAAAAGTGTATTGAAGCTGGAGCACATTAGCATTCATGATAACTTCTTTATGATAGGAGGCAATTCCCTGCTGGCGGCTCGTGTTATTGGAGAAATTGAGCGTCAAACAGGTAATCGCCTGCCTACCTCCATCTTATTCTCTCATCCAACAATCGCAGATCTGAAGAAGCTCATTTTCAATCAGAGTTTAAGTGATGCGTGGAAATGTCTTGTACCTGTTCGAAAAGAAGGTTCCAAAATTCCCATCTATTGTACACATCCCAATTCCGGAGGAATTGAATATGTATATCGTTTAGCAGAATATCTGGACCCTGATCAGCCAGTATATGGCTTGCAGGCAGTAGGGCTGGATGGAAAAACAGAGCCATTAAATTCAAATGAAGAAATGGCGGAATATTTTATTGAACAGATTCTGGAAGTGCAACCACAAGGACCATATAACCTTGCCGGATATTCTTCAGGAGGATCTGTTGCCTATGCAATGGCTCAAATCTTAACAGCTCGTGGATATGAAGTAAACCAACTCTTTATGTTTGATACTTATCCTCCTGCCAGATTTCCATTTAATTCACGTGTACAGTTACCATATCTGGCCAAAAATGCTCTTTTGTTCCTTACAAATCCATTAGATAAAACCTATTATAAAGACACGAACAAATGGAAGGTAATGCAGGAAGAAATAGGTTCAATTACTCATGAGTTAAAAAAGAAAGTAGATGCAAAACTGAATAAGCAGCCAGTTACAGTAATGAAAGCTGAACACATGCAATCAGACGAATTAAATGAAAAGCTGGTAGAAACAGAAGACAAGATACGTACAGCTTGTTATGTAGCTCATTATAATTATCGGATGCAACCTTATAAAGGTGATCTGGTGTTGTTTCGTTCACTGAATAATGAGACTCGTTTGTTAAAGAATGTAAGTTTTGGCTGGAATAAACTGGTAAAAGGGAAACTTTCTATACATGATGTTCCTGCTGATCATTTTGATCTATTCCTGCATGACCATACAACAAAGATGACAGCGCAGATTGTACAGAAGTACCTCGATAATAGTATAAAAACTCAGGAAAATACGTATTCGAAACAACTGGCATAA
- a CDS encoding DUF4476 domain-containing protein, with the protein MRLFITFLCIFFVSGYTAFGQANVTFAAPAGYKLKVVINNQTLEDEQYVRFVNLNAGTYTVRITATINGEVYNMQSNVSLLNQRETSYFIIVVNKTAQIHWANETEIITTQPISRNQTYTDEEMSLRNLERYGQQRYSQEPNYNQQPSQNGYPRPGTIVCDCNNPFPVLSPGEATRLKTTVQQTSFDEDKLAIIHTALMRSNIMSVDVRDLMRLLSFDHNRLKFAKRVYERTCDKQNYYMVSSAFDFSSNARELQRYLQMYR; encoded by the coding sequence ATGAGACTCTTTATTACTTTCCTATGTATATTTTTTGTATCAGGTTATACTGCTTTTGGTCAGGCGAATGTAACCTTCGCTGCACCTGCTGGTTATAAATTGAAAGTTGTTATTAATAACCAGACTTTGGAAGATGAGCAATACGTTCGCTTCGTAAACTTAAATGCAGGAACCTATACTGTTCGCATTACAGCTACTATAAATGGAGAAGTATACAATATGCAGAGTAATGTCTCCTTGCTTAACCAAAGAGAAACAAGTTACTTTATCATTGTTGTCAATAAAACAGCACAGATCCACTGGGCTAACGAAACAGAAATCATAACAACTCAACCAATATCCCGCAACCAAACCTATACAGATGAGGAGATGAGTTTGCGTAATCTAGAACGGTATGGACAGCAAAGATATTCTCAGGAACCAAATTATAACCAACAACCTTCGCAAAACGGTTATCCTCGTCCAGGAACTATTGTTTGTGATTGTAATAACCCTTTCCCTGTTCTATCTCCAGGGGAAGCTACCCGTCTAAAGACAACTGTGCAGCAAACTTCTTTTGATGAAGACAAACTTGCCATTATACATACTGCCCTTATGCGATCCAATATTATGTCAGTAGATGTGAGAGACTTGATGCGGTTACTAAGCTTTGACCATAACCGATTAAAATTTGCCAAACGTGTATATGAACGGACCTGTGACAAGCAAAACTATTACATGGTATCTTCTGCATTTGATTTCTCTTCTAATGCCCGTGAACTACAACGTTATCTGCAGATGTATAGATAG
- a CDS encoding amidohydrolase family protein produces MKKIYLLLCSGLLCAASLQAQPPIIAKPQSKAIALKGATIHIGNGQVVENGVVVFENGKITAVGNAQTSTGSAEVIDAAGKHIYPGVIAPNTNLGLDEVSAVKATQDKVETGMLNPNVRSLISYNTDSEHIYVTRDNGVLIAQTVPEGGVISGTSSVVQLDAWNWEDAAYRKDDGIWMTWPAMFSMGGRLEAGTVKKNDKRGEVMGELDRTFKDAYGYSQIKNPSPLNLKLEAMKGLYDGTKTLFIHTDYAKEIVEAVNFAKSHNVKKYVIVGGDDAYLIIDFLKENNVPVLLNSLHRLPGRTEEDVDMPYKLPAILHKAGILVGLAYEETPYNYRNVPFIAGQAAGHGLSKEEALQIVTLNNAKILGIDTRTGTLETGKDANIVVSTGDLLDMRTNNVIQAFIQGRQIVLDDKQKRLYKRFSEKYGK; encoded by the coding sequence ATGAAGAAAATTTATCTTTTGCTTTGCTCTGGATTGTTGTGTGCTGCATCTCTTCAGGCACAGCCCCCTATTATCGCAAAACCACAATCTAAAGCTATTGCTTTGAAAGGAGCCACTATACACATAGGCAATGGTCAGGTTGTAGAGAATGGAGTTGTCGTGTTTGAGAATGGGAAAATTACAGCAGTTGGTAATGCACAGACAAGTACTGGAAGTGCAGAAGTGATAGATGCAGCAGGTAAACATATTTATCCGGGAGTGATAGCTCCCAATACCAATCTCGGCCTTGACGAAGTTAGTGCAGTGAAAGCAACTCAGGACAAAGTAGAAACAGGAATGCTGAATCCAAATGTACGTTCTTTGATTTCGTACAATACAGATTCTGAACATATTTATGTTACAAGAGATAATGGCGTCTTGATCGCTCAGACAGTACCTGAAGGCGGGGTGATCTCAGGGACATCTTCTGTAGTGCAGTTGGATGCCTGGAACTGGGAAGATGCTGCTTACCGCAAAGACGACGGAATCTGGATGACTTGGCCTGCCATGTTTTCGATGGGAGGACGACTTGAAGCGGGCACAGTCAAAAAAAATGATAAACGTGGAGAAGTTATGGGTGAGTTGGATCGTACATTTAAAGATGCTTATGGTTACTCACAGATTAAAAATCCAAGTCCTCTAAATCTGAAATTGGAAGCTATGAAGGGATTGTATGATGGTACAAAAACCTTATTTATTCATACTGATTATGCAAAAGAGATTGTTGAGGCTGTCAACTTTGCCAAATCTCATAATGTGAAGAAATATGTAATAGTAGGAGGAGATGACGCATACCTGATTATCGATTTTCTGAAAGAGAATAATGTACCTGTATTGTTAAATTCCCTTCATCGTTTGCCAGGTCGTACAGAAGAGGATGTAGATATGCCTTATAAATTACCAGCTATCTTGCACAAAGCAGGTATTCTGGTAGGGTTGGCTTACGAAGAAACACCTTACAACTACCGGAATGTACCTTTTATTGCTGGCCAGGCTGCCGGTCATGGACTTTCTAAAGAAGAAGCACTACAAATTGTGACACTTAACAATGCTAAAATTCTGGGGATAGACACTCGTACAGGTACTCTTGAAACAGGAAAGGATGCCAATATTGTTGTTTCTACTGGTGATTTACTGGATATGCGTACCAATAACGTAATACAGGCATTTATTCAGGGACGCCAGATAGTGCTGGATGATAAGCAAAAGCGTTTGTATAAACGCTTTAGTGAGAAATATGGGAAATAG
- a CDS encoding O-acetyl-ADP-ribose deacetylase, giving the protein MTIELLKGDITTIPVDVIVNAANSSLLGGGGVDGAIHRKGGKAILEECIQIRNRQGGCATGEAVYTTAGNLPARYVIHTVGPVWNGGSNNESLLLESCYLNSLRIANELTLKSIAFPNISTGIYHYPKQQAAEIAIHAVQTFGEEESSLEQVFFVCFDDENYQIYQKILSK; this is encoded by the coding sequence ATGACTATCGAACTTCTCAAAGGTGATATTACAACAATACCTGTTGATGTCATTGTAAATGCTGCCAACAGTTCATTATTGGGAGGTGGAGGAGTAGATGGGGCTATTCATAGAAAAGGAGGCAAAGCTATTCTGGAAGAATGTATACAGATTCGGAATCGTCAGGGAGGCTGTGCTACAGGTGAAGCGGTATACACAACAGCAGGTAATCTTCCTGCAAGGTATGTCATTCATACGGTAGGACCTGTATGGAATGGTGGAAGCAATAACGAAAGCCTGTTATTGGAAAGCTGTTATCTTAATTCACTACGTATTGCCAATGAACTTACTCTAAAAAGCATTGCATTTCCTAACATCAGTACAGGAATCTATCATTATCCCAAACAACAGGCGGCAGAAATAGCTATACATGCCGTACAGACGTTTGGAGAAGAGGAAAGTTCTTTGGAACAAGTGTTCTTTGTGTGTTTTGACGACGAAAATTATCAAATATATCAAAAGATATTATCAAAATAG